The following DNA comes from Balaenoptera ricei isolate mBalRic1 chromosome 7, mBalRic1.hap2, whole genome shotgun sequence.
TAGTATTCCAGAGCGTCACAGGGTAGAAAGTGGAAGGACGAGTCACAACGACACAGTGTGCCACTGCAACCCATGGAAGCTTACTGTTGATACAATTCTTCAAGGTTGACTTTTCCCAGGGAACTGAGGAGTGATTATATTGTCACAAGCTGTTCTGACTTGTAAAAATGGTTTCCATTAAGGAATAACACACTACCCCAAACTTTCTCTTACTTCTGGCCACAGCTCCACACTCTTCCACTCCAATACCAGAGAGAGGGTAAATGGGAATCAGGTCCACTGCTCCCAGGCAAGGATGGATCCCCTCTTGAACCTCCATATCAATTGACTGGAAGGCCTCCAGGCAGGCAGCCAGAATGGAAttgccttaaaaatgtaaaattgtaaaaaaaaaaaaaaaaaaaaaatcattaaacttTCAATCGCATCTAAAGAAGTAGCTATATTTATTATTGTCCCACCAGTTGTTTTTCTGTAATATGTATAGAAGATTGTTTTTCcatccaaaataaagaaaaatgaaagacccaacatttcctctctccccacctcccaagTGTCATAAAGTTTCACATTTCTTCTAACTCTTTACTACCCAAAGTGGAGGAAGTATACAAAGTTTATCAGTCTTAAGACactttgtattgtatttttttttacaactggttactttaaattttttcaattttatcaaaTTAATCTGATAAAATTCCTTgttattttcagaatattttatgaatttataatatacacacaaacataaatttttaaaagcataagtaTTTTAGTTTTGCtcttaaaattagatttttcattaaattattctATCTAAATACATATTATAGACACCTCAGAGTGTTATGTTATTACTCTGAGTTTTTATTCACAGTGCAGTACGACCATTTGGCAAGAGAGCTAAACAACAAGGAAGATAATCGGTCCTACATCTGCTGGGAACTATCCATCAGCTCTTTGTTTTCCAAACAAATATACCTTTTGAAAAAAGACAATCTGCTAAGTTGAAGTcaagtttatttgaaaatattttaggacttccctggtggcgcagtggtaaagaatccgcctgccaatgcaggggacacaggttcgagccctggtccgggaagatcccacatgcagtggagcaactaagcccgtgagccacagctactgatcctgcactctagagcccacgagccacaactactgaagcccgcacacctagagccggtgctccgctacaagagaagccaccgcaatgagaagcccgtgcaccgcaacaatgagtagcccccgctctctgcaactagagaaagcccgcacgcagcaaccaggacccaacgcagccaaaaataaataaattaattaattttttttaaaaaagaaaatattttaaaccctTTACCAAGCAATACTAAAATAATACAGGTTTTTGTTTAAACAATTATGAACCTTCAAATTCAAGTTGTCCCACTAAACCTTAAAACAGAAGACTTGAAACGCATTTCATTTCACCTAGTGGATCAACTCAAGATGTCAGGCTCCCAACCCAAAACACAACTTCTTAGCACGTTTCATTCCATGTCAACTTATCAGTGAAATCAAGGCTGACTTCAACACTATGACTTCACAGGTTAAAACCTGAAGATATTTTTCTTAACCACAAAGGATATGTGATCATCTTCAAGGAAAGAATCTTATTAAATACTGGACCCCCAAGGTTCATtttaatgaagaggaaatgggaaaTGTTTGAGAGGTACATGTTCAGAAAAATGATGATATGCAGTTTTGAGGTAGACTCCCTATGTAATGGAGGGGAGTATCCAGATTAACACAGGAAATCAGTGATTAAAGAGCATTCAGGTGTACCTGAAGCTGACCCTTCGCCAAAAgacatatgtaaaaaaaaagaaactgaaatcttACCTAACTCAGCAACAGAAGCTGCTATTGTAATGACTGATCTGTTGTACTCTTGATCAGAAAATATGTTGAGCACTGATACCTCAGGATGTTTCTGCCCTATAAAGAAAACAACACATAAATGCaacaatttttttctgtgatgaaATCTTAATACTTTATTTCTTCTGATATAATTAAATAGAAATAGTTTAATAGTTTAAGAGAAAAATTCTGGGGGGTGACCTCTGAAGTGACACTGACTAATCATGAAATTTGTAGACAGTAATGCCCACTACAAGCAGATGGCTCAGCTCAGATACTAGGCTTTGGTGTCTATGAGAGAACTTTTCCGGCACTTGCTTCTGAACTTGCCAAAGTTCTCTTAACTCAGACTAAGATGGTAGCTCTTCTTTCAATCGCCAGATCATATCACTCTAAATTCTGTTCCTTATCAATCTCATCTTCTAGGCCTTGTCAATTTTTCCTTCCAAACCCAGAAATCAAAATCTAACATCTGGAAAAACTAGGATAGGCCAATTAGTGCCTGGAGCAGAGGTTTCTGGGATACGTGCACCTGCCTATTAGAAACTGTTCTGACTCCACCATCTCCTTTTCAAAGGCCACCAACAGCCTTCAGATGTTAACGACTTCCAGCCTTCAGCAGCTTGTGACTCACTTGAATGTGTAACCTGAAGGAGAAAGCTGCCATACCCTTGTATGGCAACCACACATAACCCTGTAGTTATTTTTGAAGTTTACAAGCCTGGTTCAGGCTCCTTAAAAGTTCCTCGTATGCCTACAAAAGCAAATTCAAAGTGAAGGACAAAAGTTTTCAGACGGTAATTAAACCTTTCACTATGCCATTATACCTTTGTCGCCCTGTCCCCTGGCAGCTTAACAATTAATCTTTTcagaggagaggaaaaataagTTACACACAGCAACTACAGAGCTTACAGCAGCCCCAcactattaattttaataacatgaaAAGATAAACTTATGTCACTCACTCATAGCCAAATGAGCATCTACAGAGAGCTGCCCTGGTGTAGGTCTAAAATTTATAATTCAGCTTTCCTTCCATAAGACCTTTTAGgtcatttaaatgttttcacattGCTTAATTGGAAAAAATATAGGTGATACAGTTTTATTGCactcacttaaaaataaatgcctTTAAAGTATTTGTAAAACAGCAGGTCATTTTCTTAACTAGTGCTACCTTCcctgcatttttaaaactatgaaagGTGGAGTAGGAACACGATCATACAAcctctttttatgtattttttcaacatacttaagcttttagaagaaaagaaacgattttattttatttttttcattctaaatcTTCTTCTGAAAAGCTTTTATTCTCAGTTTCATATGATTCAATTGAATCAAATGCTGAAAGAATGAAACACTCTCTCCTGAAATTTCTTAAGCAtgcacatagaaaaaaaattactgctgGCAGGAGGAGCTGTCAGTATGAACCTCAGCAGAAGTAACTTGTTTGGTATTTGTAATCAAGTGTAATAGCTATAATTCCATTTGAGCTGCTGTCACTAATAAGCTGATAAAAACTGTGAGTTGAGACCCAGGCATCCGTCAGTGTGTGGCTTCCACAAATGTCTCTGCCCAGTCACTTAATCACAGAATACGTCTCTGCACATTCACCCAATCCCATTAGATGTACTATCTGACAATGAGGGGCCCAAGCTGGCTCTTACTGCAAAGAGAATGCAAAAGCACAGCTGCACACTGACTCCAGAGGAGCTTTCTTATCAGAAATTATCAGGAATTTTCACAGACATTTCCAGCTCCCTCAAAGTTGCAAGACAGTAACTTAAATGTGCTCAGCGTTAGAAACGGGCTGGGGGAAAACACTTCTCCCTCATGAAAAGcaataaccaaataaaaaatgacaatcagaaattaaaattgaCTGTCTCAAATGCTTTAGGGCTGTGACCCTAGTGTTCACCTGTTGCCAAAAAGCTGTTGATTTCAAATAACAAAGTTAAGTGATTGTTAAGTCTATAAATACACTATgttctgtgtatgtgtgaaagtaaaaacaaatgt
Coding sequences within:
- the FTCDNL1 gene encoding formiminotransferase N-terminal subdomain-containing protein isoform X6: MSSSRLGLRLAVCLLNISEARRKYIVENVAKAALLEKNGQKHPEVSVLNIFSDQEYNRSVITIAASVAELGNSILAACLEAFQSIDMEVQEGIHPCLGAVDLIPIYPLSGIGVEECGAVARRHRVPRLQHRQ
- the FTCDNL1 gene encoding formiminotransferase N-terminal subdomain-containing protein isoform X5 is translated as MSSSRLGLRLAVCLLNISEARRKYIVENVAKAALLEKNGQKHPEVSVLNIFSDQEYNRSVITIAASVAELGNSILAACLEAFQSIDMEVQEGIHPCLGAVDLIPIYPLSGIGVEECGAVARIRTSLVAQRLRICLPTKGTWVRALVRGDPTCHGATKPVRHNF